In Cryptomeria japonica chromosome 10, Sugi_1.0, whole genome shotgun sequence, a genomic segment contains:
- the LOC131069361 gene encoding putative pentatricopeptide repeat-containing protein At5g52630: MGKHSRCKDEFHNLASICPACAKLGDLEQGMDIHQIIMKRGFLSDIIVGNAKYGRIVKARELFNIMPQTDIISWNSMIVGYEQNWYAKCGSIAGVKTNSRTFDSILLACAMCHMPYGELWNSNFKSAQDAVKTFDVHRIKAFDV, encoded by the exons ATGGGGAAGCATAGCAGGTGTAAAGACGAATTCCACAACCTTGCCAGCATCTGCCCTGCCTGTGCCAAattgggagatttggaacagggcatggacatccatcaaatcaTAATGAAAAGAGggtttttgtcagatattatagttggaaatgcaaaatatggaagaataGTCAAGGCAAGAGAATTGTTTAACATAATGCCTCAAACAGATATCATCTCATGGAATTCCATGATTGTAGGATATGAACAAAATTG gtatgcaaaatgtggaagcatagcaggtgtaaagacaaattccaGAACCTTTGACAGCATCCTCCTTGCCTGTGCTATGTGCCATATGCCATATGGGGAGCTTTGGAACA gCAATTTTAAG AGTGCGCAGGACGCAGTAAAAACGTTTGATGTGCACAGAATAAAAGCGTTTGATGTATGA
- the LOC131069399 gene encoding uncharacterized protein LOC131069399 — MHPLMGFTVIATVKAEESMESADYSALRPKRNGHAAKKSKCFALNAVVFILVAIVIIGQFLEFKGKSNAFSMKIQNNGSFAELQKSEIKSLEFLQLNSSLKLENDRLASELSSLRTRLEDAAKCFPNGSGKLEVGASHLACLEEVLVLGKNKIVLTRSNDEDVALANCSEERQKQSDQIGALKREMDVLGDHLRRSVEFLPLKDVNMGSIYEKYRTWFMSTVLDKSENGNPELSYFPSEGSNGKILCLKGGNRGNGTLNSYAFAWPNYLPPNSSLVAGLSLISDTFYDYENPWHSMSSLIVAASWRMENQCEAPQRFVLYHNGELVTSMGSYISSVLLAALDRHVHVQELGDSPLCFEKAVVYRRGLGQMSLPKRIALFDMIRCKARKFCNIAESQRIIDGIRTINVTLVSRTGARSFKNESLVASVVAGECSKVPGCKFRLLRIANLSFCEQVEAMSRIDILVTAHGAQLTNVMFMEKGSSVMEMFPKGWLEGAGVGQYIYHWFASWTGMNHEGTYRDSQGPDCPNPQEQLPCFLFHKDRQVGHNQTFLAQWTSEVLTKFQNRTSFETSKPGTCPCT, encoded by the exons ATGCATCCATTAATGGGGTTTACTGTCATAGCAACAGTGAAGGCAGAAGAAAGCATGGAATCGGCTGACTACTCTGCATTGAGGCCGAAAAGAAATGGCCATGCAGCCAAGAAATCCAAATGCTTTGCACTAAATGCCGTTGTTTTCATATTAGTAGCCATCGTGATTATTGGGCAGTTTCTGGAATTCAAAGGGAAATCCAATGCCTTTTCAATGAAAATCCAAAACAATGGAAGCTTTGCAGAGCTACAGAAATCCGAAATCAAAAGCTTAGAATTTCTGCAACTGAATTCGTCTCTCAAATTGGAGAACGATCGTTTAGCGAGCGAGTTAAGTAGCCTTCGCACAAGGCTGGAGGATGCTGCTAAATGTTTCCCCAATGGCAGTGGTAAATTGGAGGTAGGAGCCTCGCATTTAGCTTGTCTGGAAGAAGTACTTGTGCTTGGAAAGAATAAAATAGTTCTGACTCGCAGCAATGATGAAGATGTGGCCTTGGCTAACTGCAGTGAAGAGAGACAGAAACAGAGTGATCAGATTGGAGCTCTGAAACGAGAAATGGATGTTCTAGGGGACCATTTGCGACGGTCCGTTGAGTTTTTGCCGTTAAAGGACGTAAATATGGGATCCATATATGAAAAGTATCGGACCTGGTTCATGAGCACAGTGCTGGACAAATCAGAAAATGGAAACCCTGAGCTGTCTTATTTCCCTTCGGAAGGATCTAACGGGAAAATCCTGTGCCTTAAGGGCGGGAACAGGGGCAACGGCACTCTCAATTCGTACGCATTCGCATGGCCAAATTACCTGCCTCCTAATTCCAGTCTTGTTGCAGGGCTCTCCTTGATATCCGACACCTTCTATGATTATGAAAATCCATGGCACAGTATGAGCTCGTTGATTGTTGCTGCGTCATGGCGAATGGAGAACCAGTGTGAAGCGCCTCAAAGATTTGTTCTTTATCACAACGGAGAGCTTGTAACGTCAATGGGATCCTATATTTCCAGTGTGTTGCTTGCTGCTTTGGATCGTCATGTGCATGTACAGGAATTAGGGGATTCGCCTCTCTGTTTTGAAAAAGCTGTGGTGTACCGCAGAGGCCTAGGGCAAATGTCGTTGCCAAAAAGAATCGCGCTGTTCGACATGATCCGTTGCAAAGCACGGAAATTCTGCAACATAGCTGAAAGCCAGCGGATCATCGATGGGATTCGAACCATAAACGTCACTCTTGTTTCCCGAACCGGGGCAAGGTCATTTAAGAATGAATCCTTGGTGGCGTCGGTAGTTGCAGGGGAATGCAGCAAGGTCCCCGGCTGCAAATTTCGCCTTCTTCGCATTGCTAATCTAAGCTTTTGTGAACAG GTGGAAGCCATGAGCAGGATTGACATATTGGTTACTGCTCACGGAGCGCAGTTAACAAACGTGATGTTTATGGAGAAAGGGAGTAGCGTGATGGAGATGTTCCCCAAGGGTTGGTTGGAAGGGGCAGGCGTGGGGCAGTacatttatcattggtttgcaagcTGGACGGGGATGAATCATGAGGGCACGTACAGGGATTCCCAAGGTCCCGATTGCCCCAATCCCCAGGAACAGCTCCCCTGCTTTTTGTTTCACAAAGATAGACAGGTGGGACACAACCAAACGTTTTTGGCACAGTGGACTTCTGAGGTGCTTACCAAGTTTCAGAATAGGACCTCTTTCGAGACTTCCAAACCAGGCACCTGCCCCTGCACTTAG